A single genomic interval of Astyanax mexicanus isolate ESR-SI-001 chromosome 4, AstMex3_surface, whole genome shotgun sequence harbors:
- the rhbdl2 gene encoding rhomboid-related protein 2 → MGRVDLDEEAGFPINRDQQQQEEEEEEDEQQQQEEDEPAGEQKGCCDRFHYHVSRWMLPEDLRETYLERANCLPPPIFIILISIGELAVFIYYAVWKPQKQWVTLDQGIWNSPLTYKPEMRQEAWRFLSYMFVHAGIQHIVGNLVLQLLLGIPLELVHKGFEVGMVYLGGVLAGSLASSIFDPYSALVGASGGVYALIGGYLMNALVNFREMIPLLGIFRILVIVIIVGTDVGFALYRRFLSTEAGLKVSFVAHIGGGVAGMTIGYVFFTNYNQKLLKDPRFWFCIVGYIVFLVFAALFNIFLSPAPH, encoded by the exons ATGGGCCGTGTTGACCTTGATGAAGAGGCCGGTTTTCCTATCAATCGagaccagcagcagcaggaggaggaggaggaggaggatgagcagcagcagcaagaagAGGACGAGCCGGCAGGGGAGCAGAAAGGATGCTGCGACAGGTTCCACTACCATGTCTCGAGATGGATGCTGCCAGAAGATCTGCGAGAAACATATTTGGAACGTGCCAACTGCCTGCCACCCCCGatcttcatcatcctcatcagCATAGGAGAG TTGGCAGTTTTTATCTATTATGCGGTGTGGAAGCCTCAGAAACAGTGGGTGACGCTGGATCAAGGCATCTGGAACAGTCCCCTCACTTACAAACCCGAAATGCGTCAGGAGGCGTGGCGCTTTCTGTCATACATGTTTGTGCATGCTGG AATACAGCATATAGTTGGGAATctggtgctgcagctgctgctgggcATCCCACTGGAGTTGGTCCACAAGGGCTTTGAGGTGGGGATGGTCTACCTAGGCGGCGTTCTTGCAG GTTCCCTGGCCAGCTCCATTTTTGACCCATACAGTGCTCTGGTAGGCGCCTCCGGAGGAGTCTACGCTCTCATTGGTGGATACCTCATGAATGCCTTGGTG AACTTTAGGGAGATGATTCCTCTGCTGGGAATTTTCCGCATCCTGGTGATCGTCATTATCG TGGGGACAGACGTAGGCTTTGCTCTGTACAGAAGATTTCTGAGTACTGAGGCTGGATTGAAG GTGTCGTTCGTGGCCCACATAGGTGGAGGAGTAGCAGGCATGACCATCGGCTATGTTTTCTTCACCAACTACAACCAGAAACTTCTGAAAGACCCTCGCTTCTGGTTCTGCATCGTGGGCTACATCGTCTTCCTGGTCTTCGCAGCTTTGTTCAACATCTTCCTCTCTCCAGCTCCTCACTAA